The Candidatus Neomarinimicrobiota bacterium genomic interval CCGGGATCGCCAGGGTCTCCCCTGACCACCTCAGGTCGCCCATGGCTTTCCCATCATCCGCCTGGCCTCGGAGCGGTGAGAGTTCAGCCAGGGTAAAGTCACCGGCCAGCCGGTCAGCGTACAGGGGATCATGCGTCAGCATATGTGCCCCGACCGTCGCACCGCGTTCCGCCACGACCGAACCGGTCAGGAACAGGTTGCAGTAATCAATCGAGGCCAGGAGTCCATACAAGGTTACCGCGGGATAGCCTGTGGAGGTATGGCTGAATATACTATTACGGATTATCGTATCATCGACTTGCTGGCTGGCAATGACTGTGGAGCCCTCGTAGGCACACGAATCGAATGTGCAGTGGTTGATCCTGACGACCGGTCCCGGAGTATAGGGAACATCGTCCCCGGCGTAAATATAGACCGCCTCCTTCCTCGTCAGCCAGAGGGTGCAATTGGTTAGTTCAAAATAGCCCACATTGAAGTTGCCGCTGCCACTGGCCTCGTCTTTCAGACGGATACCTTCCTTGCCGCTATTGGTGAACATACAGTCCGTGAATATCACCGAATCGGCATAGGTCCCGGCATAGGCCCGAAAGAAATTGCCGTCCGCACCCAATACCACATCATGCAGGAGGCAATCATCCACACGCAGGGTATAGGCTCCGGACATGGGGCTGTCATCAGTACGTATGAGGTACTTGGCGGGGGTGGCCGTACCGGCCATACCGTCCAGGTCCAGTCCCTCAAGTGCCAGGCTGCCCCCATCCTGAATCTCAAAGAGAATCCGTGTACTGGTCCCGGTATTCGTGTGCCGGATAACCGGGCGCTCATCCAAGCCCTCTGCAGCGCGAACGGTGAGCGGAACGGTGACCAGTAATGTGCTGCTTAGGGAGTACAGACCGCCAGCGGTGACCAGTTCCAGGATATCCCCGGCCAGAGCTTGGCCGACCGCATACCTCAGGGAATCGTGGCCGGCTCCCACCGCGATCACCTTCGGGTATTCCTGCGACGGCGGCCACCAGGAGGCCCCCACGTCACCGGGTGTCAGCGGGCGGATCGTCACGGGATCATCGGAGTACTCATCGGCACCGATATCCTTGGTCACCCCCCGGGACTGACCGTCCATATCGGTGGTGATCAGGGGATAATCTCCCACCGCCGAATCGACGAGGATACTCTCCCATGATAGCCGCCAGAGACCATCCTCAGCAAGCGAAAGCTCAGGATCACCCAGCTTGATCCCGGAAGTCGGCACGATACCTAGGGGCGATCCGTACATCACGTTGCCCTCCCAGGTCGGATCCTGAGGCATGGCCTCAACGGCAATGAGATAATTCCCGGAACTGGACATCACAACATTGTTGGCGAACAGCGGGCGCAGTGGCGGCAGGGTTCTTTCTGTATCGGCACCCAAACCAAGCACGATATTCTGAGTACAATTAACAAACGTGTTGATATAGAATATGTGGGTCCTTCACCTGGAAATATTCATTAAGGGGTGAATCGGGAATCCCGTTCATCAGCGACAGCGGTGCCCGGAATCCGGTTCCGGCCAGGTCCTGGAAGTAGTTGTTGAATACCTTATGGTTTTCGCCGATGATCCGCACCCCACCGGTCATCGACTTGCCGTTGCCAAAAAAGAAATTGCCGTGCACGGTGCAGTTGTTGCCGTGCCTCAGCGTTAAGGTCCCTTCACATTCATAGAACGTATTGTAGCGGTAAATGTTCTCACACGATTTGTTGGAAATGATCTCGGTTTCACCATTACAGTGTTCGAAATAATTGTATTCCACCGTCGTGGACGAATTCGACAGGGAAAGATCACTGGTCCCGACCCGAATGGTCTCGCCGCCATTCATACCAAGCGGAGGACGGTACGCAAAGTAATTATGGTCTATGAGATGATAGTTCGGCTGTGTATCGGGCCGCCAAACGACGAGCGTTGTTCCTTCATTGGTTTTCCCCCGAAAATAACAGTGATCCACCCGGTTATGGCTGCCATAGATGGATACCCACTTATTGCTGCTGCCATTGGGATTATTGTAGTTGACGATGGCCGTGTTGGTAAGCCGGCAGTAATGGCTGTAGTTGTTCTGCCCGTCCTGGAACTCGATCACGGCAGCATACTCCGAGTAACCATCCTTGAAGTATAGACCGTCCACTACAAGGTAGGTGCCGATAATCTGGAGGTAGGAAGTCCCTGAAAGTACCACCTGTCCGGGATTCCCGGCCCGCAGGAGGATGGGCTGATCCTCTGTTCCGTCGGCCTGGAAACAGATCTCGGCGTTCATCCAGACACCGCCGGTCATGGTGAGCGTATCCCCCGGTTGGACATACGCCAATGCACCGGTGATCTGCTCCAGATTCGAAACTAAGTATTCGGCTCCCGTAACCGTGCCCAGGCTGAGGCACATACACATCAGTAGAATACCTGCTCCATTCCTGCTCATTTTGATATGATCATTATTTGTTTCAAGTTAGAACACCAGTAACTGCTTACAACCATGATATACTAGTATCAAAAGAAAAGGCCGGATGGCTGCAATAGGCAATCCATCCGACCGATTCTACAAACACATCGGTTACTTCATCAGGATCATTTTGTGCGCTTTTGTGAAATCACCGGACTGGATCCGGTAGATGTACATGCCTGATGGCAGTAGCGGATCATGGAGCATGACCTCGTAATATCCGGCCTCTAACTCCCGATTCACGAGCCTGGAAACCTCACGCCCCAGTAGATCGTAGACCGCAAGGGTGGTCATTCCGCTCTCCTTGAGGGCAAACTTGATCTTCATCGTCGGGTTGAACGGGTTCGGATAGTTCTGGTCCAGAGCATACTCCGCGGGCAACGCGTCCGGATCGATACCCTGCGGCACTTCGGTAAATGTGGCCAACACCCTTATCGGCATCCATGGTTACCATAGTGGGATTCGTCGAACCGGTCACGTCACCGCTCCAGGCGCTGAATTCCCAACCGGTGTCGGCGACCGCGATCATCGTCACCACCTGTCTGGCGTCGAAGAAGGGTCCCACCGGAGCAGGATTATAGAATACCCTGACCGTATACTGTGCCGGCGGTATATTCAGAATGAAATATTCGCCGTTTTGATCGGTGGCGGCCCCGGGAGGTGCGTCGAGCTCCACTTCCTCATCATCGATCCAGACAGTACTGACCAGAACATTCGCGCCTATTAGCGGTTCTTGCGTCGCCCCGTCTTCTACTCGCCCCGCTATTTTGCCGGTTTCCCCCGCTGTCAAAACACCCACCAACGCCAGCAGGAAGGAAAGAATCGGTAGGTATCTTTGCCTGATCATGGTCTGTTTCCGCCCACCATTACGCCATGGGGATCAATACCCGCTCCCCCCCGTCGGTTCAAGAAAATCCTCACGCCGCGGTGAAAATGTATCTATCAGCGATCCCTCCTCCAAACAGATTGCACCGTGCAAGGCCTCGCTGGGAATAACGAAGCAGTCACCGGTCTTCAGCATCTCCTTATGCCCGTCGATCTCGACTTCGAATTTGCCCTTCTCCACATATGATACCTGCTGATGG includes:
- a CDS encoding polysaccharide lyase 6 family protein, which codes for MSRNGAGILLMCMCLSLGTVTGAEYLVSNLEQITGALAYVQPGDTLTMTGGVWMNAEICFQADGTEDQPILLRAGNPGQVVLSGTSYLQIIGTYLVVDGLYFKDGYSEYAAVIEFQDGQNNYSHYCRLTNTAIVNYNNPNGSSNKWVSIYGSHNRVDHCYFRGKTNEGTTLVVWRPDTQPNYHLIDHNYFAYRPPLGMNGGETIRVGTSDLSLSNSSTTVEYNYFEHCNGETEIISNKSCENIYRYNTFYECEGTLTLRHGNNCTVHGNFFFGNGKSMTGGVRIIGENHKVFNNYFQDLAGTGFRAPLSLMNGIPDSPLNEYFQVKDPHILYQHVC
- a CDS encoding T9SS type A sorting domain-containing protein, with amino-acid sequence MTTLAVYDLLGREVSRLVNRELEAGYYEVMLHDPLLPSGMYIYRIQSGDFTKAHKMILMK
- a CDS encoding cupin domain-containing protein, giving the protein MKTHIRSDEVEIEQIKPGMRRQILGYDSNLMLVRVYFDTGVVADKHTHPHQQVSYVEKGKFEVEIDGHKEMLKTGDCFVIPSEALHGAICLEEGSLIDTFSPRREDFLEPTGGSGY